A single genomic interval of Pan paniscus chromosome 18, NHGRI_mPanPan1-v2.0_pri, whole genome shotgun sequence harbors:
- the LOC134728385 gene encoding RNA polymerase I-specific transcription initiation factor RRN3-like isoform X2 — protein MAAPLLHTRLPGDAAASSPAVKTLGASRTGISNMRALENDFFNSPPRKTVRFGGTVTEVLLKYKKGETNDFELLKNQLLDPDIKDDQIINWLLEFRSSIMYLTKDFEQLISIILRFPWLNRSHTVVEEYLAFLGNLVSAQTVFLRPCLSMIASHFVPPRVIIKEGNVDVSDSDDEDDNLPANFDTCHRALQIIARYVPSTPWFLMPILVEKFPFVRKSERTLVNASRQGIEDAEETANQTCGRTHSMEGLFNMGFAEAFLEHLWKKLQDPSNPAIIRQAAGNYIGSFLARAKFIPLITVKSCPDLLVNWLHIYLNNQDSGTKAFCDVALHGPFYSACQAVFYTFVFRHKQLLSGNLKEGLQYLQSLNFERIVMSQLNPLKICLPSVVNFFAAITKKVIYAFLMGVI, from the exons ATGGCGGCACCGCTGCTTCACACGCGTTTGCCGGGAGATGCGGCCGCTTCGTCCCCTGCAGTTAAGACGCTGGGCGCGTCGAGGACTGG GATTTCAAATATGCGTGCATTAGAGAATGACTTTTTCAATTCTCCCCCAAGAAAAACTGTTCGGTTTGGTGGAACTGTGACAGAAGTGTTGCTGAAGTACAAAAAG GGTGAAACAAATGACTTTGAGTTGTTGAAGAACCAGCTGTTAGATCCAGACATAAAG GATGACCAGATCATCAACTGGCTGCTAGAATTCCGTTCTTCTATCATGTACTTGACAAAAGACTTTGAGCAACTTATCAGTATTATATTG AGATTTCCTTGGTTGAATAGAAGTCACACAGTAGTGGAAGAGTATTTGGCTTTTCTTGGTAATCTTGTATCAGCACAGACTGTTTTCCTCAGACCGTGTCTCAGCATGATTGCTTCCCATTTTGTGCCTC CCCGAGTGATCATTAAGGAAGGCAATGTAGATGTTTCAGATtctgatgatgaagatgata ATCTTCCTGCAAATTTTGACACATGTCACAGAGCCTTGCAAATAATAGCAAGATATGTACCATC gacacCGTGGTTTCTCATGCCAATACTGGTGGAAAAATTTCCATTTGTTCGAAAATCAGAGAGAACACtg GTGAATGCATCCCGGCAGGGTATTGAAGATGCTGAAGAAACAGCAAATCAAACTTGTGGTAGGACACATTCCATGGAAGGATTGTTTAATATG GGATTCGCAGAGGCATTTTTGGAACATCTTTGGAAAAAATTGCAGGATCCAAGTAATCCCGCCATCATCAGGCAGGCTGCTGGAAATTATATTGGAAGCTTTTTGGCAAGAGCTAAATTTATTCCTCTTAT tACTGTAAAATCATGCCCAGATCTTTTGGTTAACTGGCTGCACATATACCTTAATAACCAGGATTCAGGAACAAAGGCATTCTGCGATGTTGCTCTCCATGGACCATTTTACTCAGCCTGCCAAGCTGTGTTCTACACCTTTGTTTTTAGACACAAGCAGCTTTTGAGCGGAAACCTGAAAGAAG gtTTGCAGTATCTTCAGAGTCTGAATTTTGAGCGGATAGTGATGAGCCAGCTAAATCCCCTGAAGATTTGCCTGCCCTCAGTGGTTAACTTTTTTGCTGCAATCACAAAGAAAGTTATTTATGCTTTCTTGATgggagttatttaa
- the LOC134728385 gene encoding RNA polymerase I-specific transcription initiation factor RRN3-like isoform X1, giving the protein MAAPLLHTRLPGDAAASSPAVKTLGASRTGISNMRALENDFFNSPPRKTVRFGGTVTEVLLKYKKGETNDFELLKNQLLDPDIKDDQIINWLLEFRSSIMYLTKDFEQLISIILRFPWLNRSHTVVEEYLAFLGNLVSAQTVFLRPCLSMIASHFVPPRVIIKEGNVDVSDSDDEDDNLPANFDTCHRALQIIARYVPSTPWFLMPILVEKFPFVRKSERTLVNASRQGIEDAEETANQTCGRTHSMEGLFNMGFAEAFLEHLWKKLQDPSNPAIIRQAAGNYIGSFLARAKFIPLITVKSCPDLLVNWLHIYLNNQDSGTKAFCDVALHGPFYSACQAVFYTFVFRHKQLLSGNLKEVSTSSSSATPSSRGTIARCCQSLGVPLEETQCRPAQTHWTPSSPLIPVC; this is encoded by the exons ATGGCGGCACCGCTGCTTCACACGCGTTTGCCGGGAGATGCGGCCGCTTCGTCCCCTGCAGTTAAGACGCTGGGCGCGTCGAGGACTGG GATTTCAAATATGCGTGCATTAGAGAATGACTTTTTCAATTCTCCCCCAAGAAAAACTGTTCGGTTTGGTGGAACTGTGACAGAAGTGTTGCTGAAGTACAAAAAG GGTGAAACAAATGACTTTGAGTTGTTGAAGAACCAGCTGTTAGATCCAGACATAAAG GATGACCAGATCATCAACTGGCTGCTAGAATTCCGTTCTTCTATCATGTACTTGACAAAAGACTTTGAGCAACTTATCAGTATTATATTG AGATTTCCTTGGTTGAATAGAAGTCACACAGTAGTGGAAGAGTATTTGGCTTTTCTTGGTAATCTTGTATCAGCACAGACTGTTTTCCTCAGACCGTGTCTCAGCATGATTGCTTCCCATTTTGTGCCTC CCCGAGTGATCATTAAGGAAGGCAATGTAGATGTTTCAGATtctgatgatgaagatgata ATCTTCCTGCAAATTTTGACACATGTCACAGAGCCTTGCAAATAATAGCAAGATATGTACCATC gacacCGTGGTTTCTCATGCCAATACTGGTGGAAAAATTTCCATTTGTTCGAAAATCAGAGAGAACACtg GTGAATGCATCCCGGCAGGGTATTGAAGATGCTGAAGAAACAGCAAATCAAACTTGTGGTAGGACACATTCCATGGAAGGATTGTTTAATATG GGATTCGCAGAGGCATTTTTGGAACATCTTTGGAAAAAATTGCAGGATCCAAGTAATCCCGCCATCATCAGGCAGGCTGCTGGAAATTATATTGGAAGCTTTTTGGCAAGAGCTAAATTTATTCCTCTTAT tACTGTAAAATCATGCCCAGATCTTTTGGTTAACTGGCTGCACATATACCTTAATAACCAGGATTCAGGAACAAAGGCATTCTGCGATGTTGCTCTCCATGGACCATTTTACTCAGCCTGCCAAGCTGTGTTCTACACCTTTGTTTTTAGACACAAGCAGCTTTTGAGCGGAAACCTGAAAGAAG TAAGTACCAGCTCGTCTTCTGCTACACCATCATCGAGAGGAACAATCGCCAGATGCTGCCAGTCATTAGGAGTACCACTGGAGGAGACTCAGTGCAGACCTGCACAAACCCACTGGACACCTTCTTCCCCTTTGATCCCTGTGTGCTGA
- the LOC134728385 gene encoding RNA polymerase I-specific transcription initiation factor RRN3-like isoform X3, producing the protein MAAPLLHTRLPGDAAASSPAVKTLGASRTGISNMRALENDFFNSPPRKTVRFGGTVTEVLLKYKKGETNDFELLKNQLLDPDIKDDQIINWLLEFRSSIMYLTKDFEQLISIILRFPWLNRSHTVVEEYLAFLGNLVSAQTVFLRPCLSMIASHFVPHLPANFDTCHRALQIIARYVPSTPWFLMPILVEKFPFVRKSERTLVNASRQGIEDAEETANQTCGRTHSMEGLFNMGFAEAFLEHLWKKLQDPSNPAIIRQAAGNYIGSFLARAKFIPLITVKSCPDLLVNWLHIYLNNQDSGTKAFCDVALHGPFYSACQAVFYTFVFRHKQLLSGNLKEVSTSSSSATPSSRGTIARCCQSLGVPLEETQCRPAQTHWTPSSPLIPVC; encoded by the exons ATGGCGGCACCGCTGCTTCACACGCGTTTGCCGGGAGATGCGGCCGCTTCGTCCCCTGCAGTTAAGACGCTGGGCGCGTCGAGGACTGG GATTTCAAATATGCGTGCATTAGAGAATGACTTTTTCAATTCTCCCCCAAGAAAAACTGTTCGGTTTGGTGGAACTGTGACAGAAGTGTTGCTGAAGTACAAAAAG GGTGAAACAAATGACTTTGAGTTGTTGAAGAACCAGCTGTTAGATCCAGACATAAAG GATGACCAGATCATCAACTGGCTGCTAGAATTCCGTTCTTCTATCATGTACTTGACAAAAGACTTTGAGCAACTTATCAGTATTATATTG AGATTTCCTTGGTTGAATAGAAGTCACACAGTAGTGGAAGAGTATTTGGCTTTTCTTGGTAATCTTGTATCAGCACAGACTGTTTTCCTCAGACCGTGTCTCAGCATGATTGCTTCCCATTTTGTGCCTC ATCTTCCTGCAAATTTTGACACATGTCACAGAGCCTTGCAAATAATAGCAAGATATGTACCATC gacacCGTGGTTTCTCATGCCAATACTGGTGGAAAAATTTCCATTTGTTCGAAAATCAGAGAGAACACtg GTGAATGCATCCCGGCAGGGTATTGAAGATGCTGAAGAAACAGCAAATCAAACTTGTGGTAGGACACATTCCATGGAAGGATTGTTTAATATG GGATTCGCAGAGGCATTTTTGGAACATCTTTGGAAAAAATTGCAGGATCCAAGTAATCCCGCCATCATCAGGCAGGCTGCTGGAAATTATATTGGAAGCTTTTTGGCAAGAGCTAAATTTATTCCTCTTAT tACTGTAAAATCATGCCCAGATCTTTTGGTTAACTGGCTGCACATATACCTTAATAACCAGGATTCAGGAACAAAGGCATTCTGCGATGTTGCTCTCCATGGACCATTTTACTCAGCCTGCCAAGCTGTGTTCTACACCTTTGTTTTTAGACACAAGCAGCTTTTGAGCGGAAACCTGAAAGAAG TAAGTACCAGCTCGTCTTCTGCTACACCATCATCGAGAGGAACAATCGCCAGATGCTGCCAGTCATTAGGAGTACCACTGGAGGAGACTCAGTGCAGACCTGCACAAACCCACTGGACACCTTCTTCCCCTTTGATCCCTGTGTGCTGA
- the LOC134728385 gene encoding RNA polymerase I-specific transcription initiation factor RRN3-like isoform X4: MAAPLLHTRLPGDAAASSPAVKTLGASRTGISNMRALENDFFNSPPRKTVRFGGTVTEVLLKYKKGETNDFELLKNQLLDPDIKDDQIINWLLEFRSSIMYLTKDFEQLISIILRFPWLNRSHTVVEEYLAFLGNLVSAQTVFLRPCLSMIASHFVPPRVIIKEGNVDVSDSDDEDDNLPANFDTCHRALQIIARYVPSTPWFLMPILVEKFPFVRKSERTLVNASRQGIEDAEETANQTCGRTHSMEGLFNMGFAEAFLEHLWKKLQDPSNPAIIRQAAGNYIGSFLARAKFIPLMIQEQRHSAMLLSMDHFTQPAKLCSTPLFLDTSSF, from the exons ATGGCGGCACCGCTGCTTCACACGCGTTTGCCGGGAGATGCGGCCGCTTCGTCCCCTGCAGTTAAGACGCTGGGCGCGTCGAGGACTGG GATTTCAAATATGCGTGCATTAGAGAATGACTTTTTCAATTCTCCCCCAAGAAAAACTGTTCGGTTTGGTGGAACTGTGACAGAAGTGTTGCTGAAGTACAAAAAG GGTGAAACAAATGACTTTGAGTTGTTGAAGAACCAGCTGTTAGATCCAGACATAAAG GATGACCAGATCATCAACTGGCTGCTAGAATTCCGTTCTTCTATCATGTACTTGACAAAAGACTTTGAGCAACTTATCAGTATTATATTG AGATTTCCTTGGTTGAATAGAAGTCACACAGTAGTGGAAGAGTATTTGGCTTTTCTTGGTAATCTTGTATCAGCACAGACTGTTTTCCTCAGACCGTGTCTCAGCATGATTGCTTCCCATTTTGTGCCTC CCCGAGTGATCATTAAGGAAGGCAATGTAGATGTTTCAGATtctgatgatgaagatgata ATCTTCCTGCAAATTTTGACACATGTCACAGAGCCTTGCAAATAATAGCAAGATATGTACCATC gacacCGTGGTTTCTCATGCCAATACTGGTGGAAAAATTTCCATTTGTTCGAAAATCAGAGAGAACACtg GTGAATGCATCCCGGCAGGGTATTGAAGATGCTGAAGAAACAGCAAATCAAACTTGTGGTAGGACACATTCCATGGAAGGATTGTTTAATATG GGATTCGCAGAGGCATTTTTGGAACATCTTTGGAAAAAATTGCAGGATCCAAGTAATCCCGCCATCATCAGGCAGGCTGCTGGAAATTATATTGGAAGCTTTTTGGCAAGAGCTAAATTTATTCCTCTTAT GATTCAGGAACAAAGGCATTCTGCGATGTTGCTCTCCATGGACCATTTTACTCAGCCTGCCAAGCTGTGTTCTACACCTTTGTTTTTAGACACAAGCAGCTTTTGA